The Plasmodium gaboni strain SY75 chromosome 3, whole genome shotgun sequence genome includes the window aaacctatttttttttttttttctttttttttttttttattaaaaacGAATTAAAACTCATATAAAATTCAATAATTCCGTCAATAGATATAACTTTTTAAggaattatttaaatatatatatatatatatatatatatatatatatatatatatatatatgtatgtatgtattgACCATAGGaagatattttattttatattataattttattgcatatttatatattatattttttcttgagatgaaaattattatattttatttaatatttgatAGATTCCcttttgttatttttatttttacaattatataaataactgaagtaatatatattttatatatattataaatcATCTGCgcatttataatattatttgttatattaaccttttatacaataaataaattacacggcaacataataaaatacaaacataaaataatatatacatatatatgttgcatatatgtttttatacttcttagaatatataattattccTTTGAagtttatataaattacaAAAGTTCcgaaatattttatttggaaattttaaatatatttataataaaagatgaccatataaatatatacatagatatatatatatatatatatatatatatatatatatatataatttattttatcatattttattattatttattttttttttttttttttgttaattcatgtcagaaaaaaaaaaaaagaagatataatatgaaaaaaaagaaaacagttgttgataatataaactAATTATGGGattatttgataaaataaGGAATATTGAAAAGTTAAATGAAGcagaattaaaaaatattggAAATAATGATAGTTCTTGGCACGATCAATATAGAGATTCGAGTTACATTTATATAGGTACAAACATAAAATGTGGATATaggaaaatatatatatatatatatatatatatattttttttttttttttttttaggaAACTTAGATAATAGATTAACAGAAGGAGATATTGTTATCGTTTTTTCTCAGTATGGGGAACCAATAGATGTTAATTTAGTGCGTGATAACGAAACAGGTATACTtccaaaaaaataaaaaataataaaataaaataaaataataaaatgaaaaggaGGAActaatgaatataaatattttatatatatatatatatatatatatattttttttttttttttggtttaGGAAAATCAAAGGGATATTGTTTTTTATCTTATGCTGACCAGAGAAGTACCATTTTGGCTGTAGATAATTTCAATGGTTATAAACTTTTAGAAAGACCACTTGTAGTTgatcatatattaaattatagATTGCccaaaaaatatttgaagGACGAGGTAAGGATATAAATGGATATAcaattgtatatatatatatatatatatatatatatatttatatatttatatgtttaatatttacattGATTTCCCTTTTAATACAACTGTAGGATAAGAACGAATACAAACCAACCGGTGCTGAAGGACAAGGTATAGGTGTTTATAACGTAGTTGAAAGTGAGAtaaaattatcaaaaatttttgataaaataaagaataaatcaaatgaagagaagaaaaaaaaattattagaTGAAGATGAATTATGGGCATtaaattttgaaaaatCGATAAAAAAGGATATTATTAGTCCTATAGGACATGATGAAAAATCACGACATAATGAAGGAATgaaagaagaagaagaagaagaagattATCATGATGATGATTCTGTTGatattaaatataagaGACATAAAGAGGAAAGAAAATCCTTGACgacaaaaaaatatgataagAAAGAGAAGCATAAAAGAAAGAGTGATCATAAAGATAAACATAGGAGAAGAGAAAGTCATTCAAGACATAGggaaaaagaaataaataaaaaatcGCATAAACGTAGGCATAAGCATAGGCATACTTATGATAAGTATAGTAGTAAGAGCAGAAGTTATGATACTTCATCAAGTACTGACAGATGAAAAGGggaaaaatgaaatatatatatatatatatatatattttattcatttatttatttttatattgttgcttcatatattatattccctcaaattttataacaataacatatatttaattataatattatttattgatCCATTTGTGTTTACACAACAAAGTgttgtattatatttatttaataatataatataatatttatacacttctttttttatctaatatatatatataaattttttttttttttttcctgttataaaataaatgataaaatttttatgtataaaatattattaaattattttttttaatatatgaaattagaaaatatattaattttttttttttttttttattaaaaatatatatatatatattattatgtatatgtaaaatatttcatagaaatttatttaattatattcttatGAGTGAAAAACATActaatataattatatccttattatcattattatttttttatgagTATAAGAATATACATACGActaattaaaaaaaaatatctttatatatcatatatatataatatattatgtttatatatatagtataGTATTTCAAGTATactaaaaatataaaaatgtataaaaaaatatcatatttattttgattttttatttttattcttattttgATATTGACGTATATACGTTGCTCAATCCTTTTAGaaacataattttttaattatttagcgtattatatattatatatttaaaaatatattaatactCTTTGTAAAgctttattttataatttcttttacTTTAAAGGTCTCCATTTCCTTTTACTAATTTCACCATAAATAGTaggatatatattatatattaataaaaatctttttgtttaaataatattataaaaaaaaaaaaaaaaatggcAAATACTCATGATGAATTATATGTACCTTTaagttattatattctaCAAAATGAGGGAGGAAATGCCAGTAATGTCGATCAAgttaataataagaaaCCAAAAAAGAAGGAAGTTATTAAtaagtaaatataaaataatgaaaagaaaataatatatatgtatagtatataaatatatacatatatatattaacctgtttatgtatttcttttaataatgtaGGTCATCCCTAATTATTGATATAAAACCCTATGGTGAAAATACAGATCTTGATGAGGTGTTAAATcttgtaaaaaatataacaatgGAAGGATTAACATGGGGAAAAGCTCATAAGAAAACACCCTTTGCCTTTGGACTTTTCAAATTACAAgtaaataaaagaatacGAAACgatatataacataaatatatatatatatatatatatatatgttgtataatttttatttattgtttatatatttctgacatatatttttatcattgaatttaattttttttttctttgcCTCCAGGTATCTTGTGTTATAGTAGACGATTTAGTTAATACGGATGAACTTATAGAAACCATTGAAAACCTTGGATTGAATAATGAACAATTACagaaaaagaaacaaatGGATGATGATGAGGAAAATTACgatgaagaagatgaaATTGAAGGATTAGTTCAATCTGCTGAAATCATATCCTTTAATAaattgtaaatatatatatatatatatatatatatatatatgtatgtatgtattgaagaatttaattttataaattattaagaagataatgttttttattttattatatatattcaatttacttttttatttcattgtatttaaaaaaacattGAAACATCGTAATTACATAAATAtgcatataatattttatatagtGCATTTGCAcattgtatataaaaaaaaaaataaataaataaaaccTAAAGGTCGTTAAACTTTATTTCttgttatattttattcaaagggacaatatatgatatatttataattaaaaaaaaaaaatataaaaataaaagaataaggaagaacaaaaaagtgttgaatattatgatttttgaaattttaagaaaatcataattttatgtttttcctttttttatttatggctttttttttttttaatggcctataaaaaatgaggggaaatacttataaatatgtatatattaaataaatgtttaaatattattaaaaaaaaaatgtagaaaaaacaatatcttacatatatatataataatgatgaaatgaaaatatttaaattttcctttaacttttatatattttttcacATTTCAGTgacattttaatattatatataaatatatttatttataaaaataatgtaatataataatgttcTCATATTGTgcatattttataattcatcccactttaattttttatttcctccaaatatcaataattttaataaatatatataaattatacatttatttttcaccttaaaaaataaataaatatatatatatgtattatatataaggggaaaattaaataatttttttttgttttgtttttttttccataaGAGGAAAGTAAAGAAGGTTCCATGATGttgttcatatatatacatattatgttctttaaaataattaatatattttttttcttgttagaatattttaaatacTAGAGTgttttattcatttaactggaaattaattttaattttttgtatatttatattacttttctattttctatatatatataaaaatacatctatatatatatataatatatgaatacGCTATAAACAATAATTTACCttgataattttaattatatagtatggcttaatttatatataataaatattgtatatatattatatatacatatatatatatatatatatatattttttttttttttttttttttttttttttttttttttttttttttttttttttttttttttttttttttttttttttttttttttttttttttttttttttttttttttttttttttttttttttttttttttttttttNNNNNNNNNNNNNNNNNNNNNNNNNNNNNNNNNNNNNNNNNNNNNNNNNNNNNNNNNNNNNNNNNNNNNNNNNNNNNNNNNNNNNNNNNNNNNNNNNNNNNNNNNNNNNNNNNNNNNNNNNNNNNNNNNNNNNNNNNNNNNNNNNNNNNNNNNNNNNNNNNNNNNNNNNNNNNNNNNNNNNNNNNNNNNNNNNNNNNNNNNNNNNNNNNNNNNNNNNNNNNNNNNNNNNNNNNNNNNNNNNNNN containing:
- a CDS encoding putative elongation factor 1 (EF-1); this translates as MANTHDELYVPLSYYILQNEGGNASNVDQVNNKKPKKKEVINKSSLIIDIKPYGENTDLDEVLNLVKNITMEGLTWGKAHKKTPFAFGLFKLQVSCVIVDDLVNTDELIETIENLGLNNEQLQKKKQMDDDEENYDEEDEIEGLVQSAEIISFNKL
- a CDS encoding putative RNA-binding protein produces the protein MGLFDKIRNIEKLNEAELKNIGNNDSSWHDQYRDSSYIYIGNLDNRLTEGDIVIVFSQYGEPIDVNLVRDNETGKSKGYCFLSYADQRSTILAVDNFNGYKLLERPLVVDHILNYRLPKKYLKDEDKNEYKPTGAEGQGIGVYNVVESEIKLSKIFDKIKNKSNEEKKKKLLDEDELWALNFEKSIKKDIISPIGHDEKSRHNEGMKEEEEEEDYHDDDSVDIKYKRHKEERKSLTTKKYDKKEKHKRKSDHKDKHRRRESHSRHREKEINKKSHKRRHKHRHTYDKYSSKSRSYDTSSSTDR